One window from the genome of Papilio machaon chromosome 6, ilPapMach1.1, whole genome shotgun sequence encodes:
- the LOC106710975 gene encoding lebercilin, with product MSVLSLLPEDKRKDLSARKESVASVYSSNSRLNLLSKRKRMVPAGAAGMAGGVTGDRYVTQRVLSAKTHRVKQLQNQLADAHYHLQELSNENRVLRAMQKKQEIALQRYENSNAELPQVLNSHTEEMRVQQTRYKQLRAQHKETVARLKERDAQLQQLRDEHQHLLDLTKDKNLLEREKLQAQVNELSLKVQQQGETISLLQRRLALEAKNFRHQLQAEVNKHKDTRHDLDIAISNADKLSTIIEMKEKMLSTAASRGVKSPVKSSSSMTLTRPQSKTSKVGQEVSIYRPNDERHNVDQSALGKLCENSRSVSSALSHEDETSSSTESRTRYIQSRSSNSTGPKSTPNPTRKNSKGSDDIIEISKTIQDGMADLAISDDDTLRNCSPEEMQHKMEILKADLLKKIKNNEDPISRRNSALRRKSTEESIEEQIEIDEERPRSRGRRNSNVSFYENVTIEESNTSIVVHDFASGDASKKSKRETSGKDKKPLAKPIETYCKDIMQDLEKSSKVIDSHIKQFNSTKLESDKLVEQLFAVDKINDLVNSDRDIPEETLSELNNNFKLLTDQVLSEGAPVARKRSLGGRRNARLESKTNLLGDSNMSNQELLDDLLGKK from the exons ATGTCAGTATTGAGTTTGCTTCCAGAAGATAAACGGAAAGATCTAAG CGCCAGAAAGGAGTCAGTGGCGAGTGTGTACAGTAGCAACTCGCGGCTGAACCTGCTCAGCAAGCGCAAGCGCATGGTGCCGGCGGGCGCAGCGGGCATGGCGGGTGGCGTCACAGGCGACCGCTACGTGACGCAGCGCGTGCTCTCCGCCAAGACGCACCGCGTCAAGCAGCTGCAGAACCAACTGGCAGACGCACATTATCACCTACAG gAGCTCAGTAATGAGAATAGAGTTTTGAGAGCTATGCAGAAAAAGCAAGAAATAGCACTGCAAAG ATATGAGAACTCTAACGCCGAGTTGCCTCAAGTGCTGAACTCGCACACGGAGGAGATGCGCGTGCAGCAGACTCGCTACAAGCAGCTGCGCGCGCAGCACAAGGAGACCGTCGCACGGCTCAAGGAGCGTGATGCCCAGTTGCAGCAGCTGCGTGATGAGCACCAGCATCTACTGGACCTCACTAAAGACAA GAACTTGTTGGAGCGCGAGAAGCTGCAGGCGCAAGTAAACGAGCTGTCTCTGAAGGTGCAGCAGCAAGGCGAGACCATCAGCCTGCTGCAGCGGCGGCTGGCGCTTGAGGCCAAGAACTTCCGGCACCAGCTGCAGGCCGAGGTTAACAAGCATAAGGACACGCGCCACGACCTGGACATTGCCATCAGCAACGCTGACAAGTTGTCCACCATCATTGAG ATGAAGGAGAAGATGCTCAGTACAGCAGCAAGCCGCGGCGTGAAGTCTCCAGTGAAAAGCAGCTCCTCTATGACTCTGACGCGCCCTCAGAGCAAGACCAGTAAGGTCGGCCAGGAAGTGAGCATATATAGACCAAACGACGAACGccataat GTTGATCAAAGTGCCCTTGGGAAACTGTGCGAAAATTCACGATCCGTTAGCAGCGCATTATCCCATGAAGATGAAACAAGTTCATCGACTGAATCGAGAACACGATATATCCAAAGCCGTAGTAGTAATTCCACTGGTCCCAAGTCAACACCAAACCCTActagaaaaaattcaaaaggTTCCGACGACATTATTGAAATTTCTAAGACCATTCAAGATGGAATGGCCGACTTAGCTATCTCTGACGATGACACACTTAGAAATTGCTCACCGGAAGAAATGCAACATAAAATGGAGATCCTTAAAGCGGATCTcttgaaaaaaatcaaaaataatgaggACCCAATATCGAGAAGAAACAGCGCCTTGAGAAGGAAATCCACCGAGGAATCTATTGAAGAACAAATTGAAATCGACGAAGAACGACCTAGATCTAGAGGTCGGAGAAATTCTAATGTGTCATTTTATGAAAACGTTACGATAGAAGAATCTAATACTAGCATAGTGGTGCACGATTTTGCATCCGGAGACGCCAGCAAAAAGTCTAAACGCGAAACTAGTGGAAAGGATAAAAAACCACTAGCCAAACCAATAGAAACTTACTGCAAAGATATTATGCAAGACTTGGAGAAAAGTAGCAAAGTCATCGATAGtcatattaaacaatttaacagtACAAAACTAGAGAGCGATAAGTTGGTTGAACAGTTGTTTGCTGTTGACAAAATAAACGATTTGGTTAATTCTGATAGAGATATACCCGAAGAGACACTATCTGAACtgaataataactttaaattactaaCAGACCAAGTTTTGTCAGAAGGTGCTCCAGTCGCCCGAAAACGATCCTTGGGGGGTCGCAGAAACGCGCGATTAGAATCAAAAACCAATCTACTTGGAGACTCTAATATGTCCAATCAAGAACTATTAGATGACTTGCTAGGAAAGAAATGA
- the LOC106710948 gene encoding iron-sulfur clusters transporter ABCB7, mitochondrial isoform X1, whose amino-acid sequence MAAALLSNRKFDKFIHNHIKLNRSFCNIKSVVLNKPQFSIICKQCASASSYRYYSSSSPNNAAGSDTAKNVLAAVLANKPKTGKIPVGIQKRDCFHPGASVLSREDINLGDAKPVSGMDMIRGMMEYVWPRDNAMIRNRVMLSLSLLFGAKVMNVSVPFLFKYAVDEVNHVATTPAGDALLGMATVPQALGTTAFSLLVGYGIARATAAGFNELRNAVFAKVAQHSIRRLACNVFTHLHNLDLSFHLGRQTGALSKTIDRGSRAINFVLSAMVFNVVPTIFELALVSSILGLKGGFAFAGVAFSCVGVYALFTLAVTQWRTKFRVHMNRAENEAGNKAVDSLINYETVKYFNNEKYELEKYDQSLKKYEDASLKTASSLAALNFGQHAIFSGGLSIIMIMAAKEIAQGNMTVGDLVMVNGLLFQLSIPLGFLGSVYREVRQALIDMQTMFTLMTVQSRIKEKAKAPLLNVTAQTASIEFKDVSFKYINGKPIFNNLSFSIPPGKKIGIVGGSGSGKSTMVRLLFRFFEPQSGQISIAGQNIKDLDLTSLRRAIAIVPQDCVLFHDTIFHNLHYGDLSRPHQDVYTASNMAELHNSVVTWPKGYETQVGERGLKLSGGEKQRVAIARAILKDSPIIVFDEATSSLDSITESAILQALKAATVGRTSICIAHRLSTVADADEILVLENGSITDRGTHADLLGRQNSLYRRLWDKQNRDK is encoded by the exons ATGGCGGCGGCACTGCTGTCAAATAGgaaatttgataaattcattcataatcatataaaacttaatagatcattttgtaacattaaatcagtagtattaaataaaccgCAGTTTAGTATTATATGTAAACAATGTGCTTCGGCTAGTTCATATAGG tactatTCATCATCTTCTCCAAACAATGCAGCTGGATCTGATAcagcaaaaaatgttttggcGGCGGTGCTGGCAAACAAGCCAAAAACTGGAAAAATTCCAGTTG GTATCCAAAAGAGAGACTGCTTTCACCCAGGTGCCTCTGTTTTGTCCCGTGAAGATATTAACTTGGGTGATGCAAAACCTGTTTCCGGAATGGACATGATACGGGGCATGATGGAGTATGTCTGGCCAAGG gaTAATGCCATGATCAGAAACCGAGTGATGCTGTCGCTCTCTCTCCTGTTTGGTGCGAAGGTGATGAATGTCTCCGTTCCCTTCTTATTCAAGTATGCAGTGGATGAGGTTAACCACGTAGCCACCACACCAGCGGGTGATGCATTGTTGGGAATGGCGACTGTACCACAAGCTTTGGGCACAACGGCCTTCAGTTTATTGGTCGgat ATGGTATCGCCCGCGCCACCGCGGCAGGTTTCAATGAGCTGCGTAACGCGGTGTTTGCGAAGGTGGCGCAGCACTCCATACGTAGGCTGGCCTGCAATGTCTTCACCCATCTGCACAACCTCGACCTCAGCTTCCATCTCGGCAGACAAACTGGAGCTCTATCTAAG ACTATAGACCGAGGCTCGCGGGCCATCAACTTTGTGTTATCGGCGATGGTGTTCAATGTTGTGCCGACGATATTCGAGCTCGCTTTAGTATCCTCCATATTGGGTCTCAAAGGGGGTTTCGCATTTGCAG GCGTGGCGTTCAGTTGTGTGGGAGTGTACGCGTTGTTCACGTTGGCGGTGACGCAATGGCGCACCAAGTTCCGCGTGCACATGAACAGGGCCGAGAACGAGGCCGGCAACAAGGCTGTCGATTCACTCATCAACTACGAAACTGTTAAA tACTTCAACAACGAGAAATACGAACTAGAAAAATACGACCAGAGTCTCAAGAAGTATGAGGATGCGTCTTTAAAGACCGCGTCCAGTTTGGCGGCGCTCAACTTCGGTCAGCACGCGATCTTCAGCGGTGGTCTCAGCATCATCATGATCATGGCCGCCAAGGAGATAGCACAAG GTAACATGACAGTGGGTGACCTGGTGATGGTGAACGGGCTGCTGTTCCAGCTGTCCATTCCCCTGGGCTTCCTGGGCTCGGTGTACCGCGAGGTGCGGCAGGCGCTCATCGACATGCAGACAATGTTCACTCTCATGACAGTGCAGTCCAGGATCAAG GAAAAGGCGAAGGCTCCTCTCCTGAATGTGACGGCGCAGACAGCCAGCATTGAGTTCAAGGATGTGAGCTTCAAGTACATCAATGGCAAACCCATCTTCAACAACCTCAGCTTCTCCATACCACCTGGCAAGAAGATCGGGATTGTCGGCGGCTCTGGAAGCGG CAAGTCGACGATGGTGCGACTACTGTTCCGGTTCTTTGAGCCACAGTCCGGACAGATCTCTATCGCGGGACAGAACATCAAGGATCTGGATCTGACCAGTTTAAGAAGAGCTATTGCCATCGTTCCACAG gaCTGCGTGCTGTTCCACGACACGATCTTCCACAACTTGCACTACGGAGACCTGAGCCGCCCGCACCAGGATGTGTACACAGCCAGCAACATGGCCGAGCTCCACAACTCTGTCGTCACCTGGCCCAAG GGGTACGAGACCCAGGTGGGAGAGCGCGGGCTGAAGCTGTCCGGGGGAGAGAAGCAGCGAGTGGCGATAGCCCGAGCCATACTCAAGGACTCGCCCATCATCGTCTTTGATGAGGCCACCTCCAGCCTCGACTCCATCACTGAAAGT GCGATCCTTCAGGCTCTGAAGGCGGCGACAGTGGGCAGGACTTCCATCTGCATCGCGCATCGTCTCTCCACAGTAGCAGACGCTGACGAGATCCTGGTGCTGGAGAACGGCAGCATCACAGACCGCGGCACTCACGCTGACCTGCTCGGCAGACAGAACTCGCTCTACAGACGTCTCTGGGACAAGCAGAACAGGGACAAGTGA
- the LOC106710948 gene encoding iron-sulfur clusters transporter ABCB7, mitochondrial isoform X2, giving the protein MAAALLSNRKFDKFIHNHIKLNRSFCNIKSVVLNKPQFSIICKQCASASSYRYYSSSSPNNAAGSDTAKNVLAAVLANKPKTGKIPVDINLGDAKPVSGMDMIRGMMEYVWPRDNAMIRNRVMLSLSLLFGAKVMNVSVPFLFKYAVDEVNHVATTPAGDALLGMATVPQALGTTAFSLLVGYGIARATAAGFNELRNAVFAKVAQHSIRRLACNVFTHLHNLDLSFHLGRQTGALSKTIDRGSRAINFVLSAMVFNVVPTIFELALVSSILGLKGGFAFAGVAFSCVGVYALFTLAVTQWRTKFRVHMNRAENEAGNKAVDSLINYETVKYFNNEKYELEKYDQSLKKYEDASLKTASSLAALNFGQHAIFSGGLSIIMIMAAKEIAQGNMTVGDLVMVNGLLFQLSIPLGFLGSVYREVRQALIDMQTMFTLMTVQSRIKEKAKAPLLNVTAQTASIEFKDVSFKYINGKPIFNNLSFSIPPGKKIGIVGGSGSGKSTMVRLLFRFFEPQSGQISIAGQNIKDLDLTSLRRAIAIVPQDCVLFHDTIFHNLHYGDLSRPHQDVYTASNMAELHNSVVTWPKGYETQVGERGLKLSGGEKQRVAIARAILKDSPIIVFDEATSSLDSITESAILQALKAATVGRTSICIAHRLSTVADADEILVLENGSITDRGTHADLLGRQNSLYRRLWDKQNRDK; this is encoded by the exons ATGGCGGCGGCACTGCTGTCAAATAGgaaatttgataaattcattcataatcatataaaacttaatagatcattttgtaacattaaatcagtagtattaaataaaccgCAGTTTAGTATTATATGTAAACAATGTGCTTCGGCTAGTTCATATAGG tactatTCATCATCTTCTCCAAACAATGCAGCTGGATCTGATAcagcaaaaaatgttttggcGGCGGTGCTGGCAAACAAGCCAAAAACTGGAAAAATTCCAGTTG ATATTAACTTGGGTGATGCAAAACCTGTTTCCGGAATGGACATGATACGGGGCATGATGGAGTATGTCTGGCCAAGG gaTAATGCCATGATCAGAAACCGAGTGATGCTGTCGCTCTCTCTCCTGTTTGGTGCGAAGGTGATGAATGTCTCCGTTCCCTTCTTATTCAAGTATGCAGTGGATGAGGTTAACCACGTAGCCACCACACCAGCGGGTGATGCATTGTTGGGAATGGCGACTGTACCACAAGCTTTGGGCACAACGGCCTTCAGTTTATTGGTCGgat ATGGTATCGCCCGCGCCACCGCGGCAGGTTTCAATGAGCTGCGTAACGCGGTGTTTGCGAAGGTGGCGCAGCACTCCATACGTAGGCTGGCCTGCAATGTCTTCACCCATCTGCACAACCTCGACCTCAGCTTCCATCTCGGCAGACAAACTGGAGCTCTATCTAAG ACTATAGACCGAGGCTCGCGGGCCATCAACTTTGTGTTATCGGCGATGGTGTTCAATGTTGTGCCGACGATATTCGAGCTCGCTTTAGTATCCTCCATATTGGGTCTCAAAGGGGGTTTCGCATTTGCAG GCGTGGCGTTCAGTTGTGTGGGAGTGTACGCGTTGTTCACGTTGGCGGTGACGCAATGGCGCACCAAGTTCCGCGTGCACATGAACAGGGCCGAGAACGAGGCCGGCAACAAGGCTGTCGATTCACTCATCAACTACGAAACTGTTAAA tACTTCAACAACGAGAAATACGAACTAGAAAAATACGACCAGAGTCTCAAGAAGTATGAGGATGCGTCTTTAAAGACCGCGTCCAGTTTGGCGGCGCTCAACTTCGGTCAGCACGCGATCTTCAGCGGTGGTCTCAGCATCATCATGATCATGGCCGCCAAGGAGATAGCACAAG GTAACATGACAGTGGGTGACCTGGTGATGGTGAACGGGCTGCTGTTCCAGCTGTCCATTCCCCTGGGCTTCCTGGGCTCGGTGTACCGCGAGGTGCGGCAGGCGCTCATCGACATGCAGACAATGTTCACTCTCATGACAGTGCAGTCCAGGATCAAG GAAAAGGCGAAGGCTCCTCTCCTGAATGTGACGGCGCAGACAGCCAGCATTGAGTTCAAGGATGTGAGCTTCAAGTACATCAATGGCAAACCCATCTTCAACAACCTCAGCTTCTCCATACCACCTGGCAAGAAGATCGGGATTGTCGGCGGCTCTGGAAGCGG CAAGTCGACGATGGTGCGACTACTGTTCCGGTTCTTTGAGCCACAGTCCGGACAGATCTCTATCGCGGGACAGAACATCAAGGATCTGGATCTGACCAGTTTAAGAAGAGCTATTGCCATCGTTCCACAG gaCTGCGTGCTGTTCCACGACACGATCTTCCACAACTTGCACTACGGAGACCTGAGCCGCCCGCACCAGGATGTGTACACAGCCAGCAACATGGCCGAGCTCCACAACTCTGTCGTCACCTGGCCCAAG GGGTACGAGACCCAGGTGGGAGAGCGCGGGCTGAAGCTGTCCGGGGGAGAGAAGCAGCGAGTGGCGATAGCCCGAGCCATACTCAAGGACTCGCCCATCATCGTCTTTGATGAGGCCACCTCCAGCCTCGACTCCATCACTGAAAGT GCGATCCTTCAGGCTCTGAAGGCGGCGACAGTGGGCAGGACTTCCATCTGCATCGCGCATCGTCTCTCCACAGTAGCAGACGCTGACGAGATCCTGGTGCTGGAGAACGGCAGCATCACAGACCGCGGCACTCACGCTGACCTGCTCGGCAGACAGAACTCGCTCTACAGACGTCTCTGGGACAAGCAGAACAGGGACAAGTGA
- the LOC106710972 gene encoding SET domain-containing protein 4 — MGRTKRKRKLKKDPDYCKCNNSEELISLNSWLIKHGVKRNKKLGLAVFKDTGRGVLTKKKICAGDELINLPLNLTINVTTLVIDKIFCSIFLENEKQCCIEYSRAISFQALMSFYLVYLKLQGKETKWYIYLESLPKKYTVPYFLPSELLSYIDKDIISVILKQKDVIEKSFNIFEEILNNTTSSYAIVDQLKKYFTKSVFEWAYFTVNTRCVFMDLTNVIDLRDIKYSIIAMVSDNTKISLCPYLDMINHSPNAKNETKLVVSRNIKNVSVNNIHEDIFTNVQFSIYTKNNFKPHSQVFICYGDSHNLKLITEYGFFIPANELDCVNFSFDHIKTYLNSKTIGFSQDQLTFISNHNLNKGLYIDLRGLSFNFYGLLMVAKYYYKENTDVSRLIYSAAICSDDRLLIDLIIPMIKDKLNEIKCSINKLNSYNSECVILNNCVELMCQYVMILEKFIKC; from the coding sequence ATGGGCCGAACTAAAcgaaaaaggaaattaaagaAAGACCCCGATTATTGCAAATGTAATAATAGCGAGGAATTAATATCCTTGAATTCCTGGTTAATAAAACATGGTGTtaagcgaaataaaaaattgggCCTAGCGGTTTTTAAAGACACTGGACGCGGAGTGCTCACAAAAAAGAAGATTTGTGCCGGAGATGAACTAATCAACCTTCCTTTAAACTTGACTATTAATGTAACAACTTTAGTAATAGATAAAATCTtttgtagtatatttttaGAGAATGAGAAGCAATGTTGCATAGAATATAGTCGGGCAATATCATTCCAGGCGTTAATGTCCTTTTATCTAGTCTATCTTAAACTACAAGGTAAAGAAACGAAatggtatatttatttagagaGCTTACCTAAAAAGTACACAGTTCCTTATTTTTTACCAAGTGAATTACTATCATACATTGATAAAGATATAATATCTgtgattttaaaacagaaagaTGTAatagaaaaatcttttaatatttttgaagaaattttaaacaataccaCAAGTAGTTATGCAATAGTAgatcagttaaaaaaatattttactaagtcTGTATTTGAGTGGGCCTATTTCACAGTAAACACACGCTGTGTATTTATGGATTTGACTAATGTCATTGATTTGCGAGACatcaaatattcaataattgCAATGGTTAgtgataatacaaaaatatctcTGTGCCCATATTTAGATATGATAAACCACAGTCCGAATGCAAAGAATGAAACTAAGTTAGTAGTAAgtaggaatataaaaaatgtttcagtGAACAATATACATGaagatatatttacaaatgtacaattttctatttatacaaaaaacaattttaaacccCATTCCCAGGTATTTATTTGCTATGGGGACAgtcacaatttaaaattaattacagagTATGGTTTCTTCATACCAGCTAATGAACTGGATTGTGTCAATTTCAGCTTTgatcatataaaaacatatttaaattctaaaacaaTTGGCTTTTCTCAAGatcaattaacatttataagtaaCCACAATTTGAATAAAGGTTTGTACATTGACTTACGGGGGctcagttttaatttttatggccTGTTAATGGTtgctaaatattattataaagaaaatactgATGTAAGTAGGTTGATTTATTCTGCTGCCATTTGTTCTGATGATAGACTGcttatagatttaattataccTATGATAAAGGACAAactgaatgaaataaaatgttcaattaataaattaaatagctataacagtgaatgtgttattttaaataattgtgtaGAACTTATGTGTCAATATGTCATGATATtagagaaatttattaaatgttag
- the LOC106710976 gene encoding mitotic spindle assembly checkpoint protein MAD2A gives MSQQQTKNSITLKGSAQIICEYLRFAINSVLFQRGLYPPESFKAEQEYGLTLLISEDPLIKGFISDILRKSEEWILKKEVKKLSLVIINVSNKEVLECWDFNVQYEEGDVVLSKEKNEKVSSKDLKKIQLEIRDVMLQVAATISYLPLLDCRCSFDIYVHANPECNIPEKWMEAAPISITNAQNVQLKSFSTNLHKMDTVVTYKLMD, from the exons ATGTCTCAGCAACAAACTAAAAATAGTATAACACTAAAAGGATCTGCCCAAATTATTTGCGAATATCTAA GGTTTGCTATCAATTCAGTTTTGTTCCAAAGAGGTCTGTACCCACCGGAGTCATTCAAAGCAGAACAAGAGTATGGTTTAACATTACTTATATCTGAGGATCCACTTATCAAAGGCTTTATTTCAGACATCTTGAGAAAGAGCGAag aatgGATTCTCAAAAAGGAGGTTAAAAAGCTTTCacttgttataataaatgtttcaaataaagaaGTACTTGAATGTTGGGATTTCAATGTTCAGTACGAGGAGGGGGATGTTGTTTTATCTAAAGAGAAAAATGAGAAAGTAAGCAGCAaggatttaaagaaaattcagCTTGAAATAAGAGATGTTATGTTACAAGTGGCGGCAACTATATCTTATTTACCGCTGTTGGACTGTAGGTGTTCATTTGATATTTATGTTCATGCCAACCCTGAATGTAATATACCTGAGAAATGGATGGAAGCTGCCCCTATCTCTATAACTAATGCTCAGAATGTGCAACTCAAATCATTCTCAACTAATCTTCACAAGATGGATACTGTTGTCACTTATAAACTAATGgattaa